In Clostridiaceae bacterium, one genomic interval encodes:
- a CDS encoding Crp/Fnr family transcriptional regulator, whose protein sequence is MLKRINEIEDLNKYTSILIKSILFKGIGKDEISSMIYCLDPKICTYKKNEYIALAGDRYIGVGILVNGSASISKEKFSGSRIIMKIIEPGELFGEIIAFSNEANWPVTIQALEESTVFFFGKDKITGSCSRNCPWHMLIIENMLRIVSERAILLNKKVEYLSIKSIRGKISTYLLEQYKKTGNKIFMLPLKRVEMAEFLNVSRPSMSREMCRMRDEGIIDFHRSSVRIIDLDALKKMAES, encoded by the coding sequence ATGCTAAAAAGAATTAATGAAATAGAAGATTTAAATAAATATACAAGCATTTTGATAAAATCCATTTTATTTAAGGGGATAGGGAAAGATGAGATTAGTTCAATGATATATTGCCTTGATCCCAAGATATGTACTTACAAAAAGAATGAATATATAGCTTTGGCTGGAGACAGGTATATCGGTGTAGGAATATTGGTTAATGGTTCGGCGAGTATATCAAAAGAAAAGTTTTCAGGATCAAGAATTATAATGAAAATAATTGAACCCGGAGAGTTATTTGGTGAAATCATTGCTTTTTCTAATGAAGCAAACTGGCCGGTTACAATACAGGCTCTGGAAGAGAGTACCGTATTCTTTTTTGGTAAGGATAAGATTACAGGTTCATGTTCAAGGAACTGTCCCTGGCATATGTTAATTATAGAGAATATGCTGAGGATTGTGTCTGAACGAGCTATATTACTTAATAAAAAGGTTGAGTATTTATCTATAAAAAGTATAAGGGGTAAAATTAGTACATATTTACTTGAACAATATAAAAAAACTGGGAACAAGATATTCATGCTTCCATTAAAACGGGTTGAGATGGCTGAATTTTTAAATGTGTCCAGGCCTTCCATGTCAAGAGAAATGTGCCGCATGAGAGACGAAGGAATTATTGATTTCCATAGGTCTTCTGTCAGAATAATCGATTTGGATGCTTTAAAAAAAATGGCAGAAAGTTAA
- a CDS encoding HAD-IA family hydrolase, with product MIKYLIFDFDGTIVDSASLYLNLCNELAEQLNKPKIDMDTIRSMSSMTIKERCKKMGIPLYKLPSLSLIIQDKIKHHVDKIQWMDGMEEVLYKLKNKGYKLLMISSNSVQNINHFLKSKNADIFEDIYTSKGLFDKSKSINKLLKKRHLKKEEVIYIGDEYRDIIACKKSRIKIISVTWGYDSKDLLLSRNPDYIVDSPSELYNLILEL from the coding sequence TTGATAAAATATCTTATTTTTGATTTTGATGGTACAATTGTAGATTCTGCATCACTTTATCTTAATTTATGCAATGAATTGGCTGAACAATTAAATAAGCCTAAAATTGACATGGATACAATTAGGTCCATGTCATCCATGACTATCAAAGAAAGATGCAAAAAAATGGGTATACCTCTTTACAAATTACCATCCTTAAGCTTAATTATCCAGGACAAGATTAAGCATCATGTTGATAAAATACAATGGATGGATGGCATGGAGGAAGTTCTTTATAAATTAAAAAATAAAGGTTATAAGCTTTTAATGATATCATCAAACTCAGTTCAAAATATAAATCACTTTCTGAAAAGCAAGAATGCAGATATATTTGAAGATATTTATACTTCAAAAGGACTTTTTGATAAATCCAAGTCAATAAACAAGCTTTTAAAAAAACGGCATCTGAAAAAAGAGGAAGTGATATACATTGGGGATGAATATCGTGATATCATTGCATGTAAAAAATCCCGAATCAAAATAATATCTGTTACATGGGGCTATGATTCGAAGGATCTCCTTCTTTCCCGTAATCCTGATTACATTGTTGACAGCCCTTCCGAACTCTATAACCTAATTTTGGAGTTATAA
- a CDS encoding glutamine amidotransferase: protein MYKITICHLYPDLLNMYGDKGNVIVLKQRALWRNISVEIKKISIGDAFIPEDYDIVFIGGGQDYEQKIIQKDLILEKGTEIKNAINNDKVFLCICGGYQLLGKYYRTWEGEEIKFLGALDFWTIGSRERMVGNIVFECDFLKTDGFDGKIVGFENHSGRTYLGSGVSPLGKVIVGYGNNGEDKYEGAIYKNTFCSYSHGSLLSKNPWLADHLLKTALKQKYKDFNKLDRIDDNFETDAHDSMIKRLYPHS, encoded by the coding sequence ATGTATAAAATTACTATATGCCATCTCTATCCGGACCTTCTTAATATGTATGGCGACAAAGGTAATGTTATAGTTCTAAAGCAGCGTGCTTTGTGGAGAAATATATCAGTTGAAATTAAAAAGATTTCTATCGGTGATGCTTTTATTCCTGAAGACTATGACATTGTTTTCATAGGAGGCGGTCAGGATTATGAACAAAAGATCATTCAAAAAGATCTTATTTTAGAAAAGGGTACTGAAATTAAAAATGCAATTAACAATGATAAGGTTTTTCTTTGCATATGCGGAGGTTATCAGCTTCTTGGCAAATATTACAGAACATGGGAAGGAGAAGAAATAAAGTTTCTTGGTGCATTGGATTTCTGGACTATTGGAAGCAGGGAACGGATGGTTGGAAATATAGTATTTGAGTGTGACTTTTTAAAAACCGACGGGTTTGACGGTAAAATCGTAGGATTTGAAAACCATTCCGGCAGGACATATCTTGGCTCAGGTGTTTCTCCACTTGGGAAAGTAATTGTAGGTTATGGAAATAATGGAGAAGACAAGTATGAAGGAGCCATCTATAAAAACACCTTCTGTTCCTATTCGCACGGAAGCCTGCTCTCTAAGAATCCATGGCTGGCTGACCATCTCCTAAAAACTGCATTAAAACAAAAATATAAAGATTTTAATAAACTTGACAGAATAGATGATAATTTTGAAACAGATGCCCATGATTCAATGATAAAACGGCTTTATCCTCATTCGTAG